The Streptomyces sp. NBC_00078 sequence CCGATGGCCGGTCCCCGGCGCCACGGGCCGTCGGCGATCTCCTCATCGCCCTTCGCGAGGCCGGCGTCCCCGGCGCCCTCCTCTCCGAGCTGGGCCGCTGCTTCGGTACGGATCACCTGGTCTGGGGCTCCGACTTCCCCCACACCCACGACCGCGGCTACGCCCAACTCGTCGACTACGCCCGCGATGTGGCCCGGGTGTTCCCGGACGACGGCGCGGCGGACTACCTCGGCCGGACCGCCGCGCGGCTATGGTGTCCCTCCGACGTGATCCCGGCCGGCCGCTGACATGGGCACGAGGCCCGGTGGACCGGACGCGCCGCACCAGGGCGCGCGGCCCCCCGTACAGCCGCGCCGCGCCCAGATCGCCGTCGTCGGCTTCGGCAACGCCGGCCGACAGCACGCCGCCGCCATCGGTGTCCTGGTCGCCCTACGGCCGGCCGCCGTGGTGGAGACCGACCCGGAGGCCGCCCGACGGGCTGTCGAGGCGGGCCTGACCGTGCGCCCGCTGCCGGAGGTGCTGGCCGACCCGGCCGTCGCGGCGCTGGCCGTGTGCCTGCCGCCGGGGCACCGCCCACCGGTCCTCGCGGCGGCCATCGCGGCGGGCAAGCACCTGGTGGTGGAGAAGCTGCCGGCCCGGTCGCCCGCGGAACTACGGGAGATCCTCGACGCCGCCGCCGGCGCGGGGCTGTTCAGCACCGTGATGTTCCAGCACCGTTTCGCGCTGCCCGGGCAGCTGCGGGTCAAGGCACCGGAGCGGTTCGCGGACGGGATCGGCCACCTGCTCATCTCCCGCCCCCGCTCCGACAGCCACTACCGGGAGGGCTGGCGCGCCGAACCGGAGGCGGCCGTCGGCGGGGTGAGCGTCCACCTCGGCGCCCACTACATCGACCTGGCCTGCCAGTTGCTCGGCGAACCCGTCGAGGTGACCGCGCTGTCCAGGACCGAAGCCGTCGCGGGCATCGACACCGAACTGCTCGGCCATGTCACGTTCCGCTCGGGCGCCCGGCTCACCGTCACCGTGACCTGCCGGGCCGCCGCCCGCTTCGAACAGCTCACCGTGCTCGGTCGCCGGGACTGGGTGGAGGTGCGGGCCGGCGCCACCGTCGGCGAACTCGACGGCAGGCCACTCGCCTCGGCCGCCCGCCCGGCGGGCGAGCTGCGCCAGGACGTCTACCGCGAACTCACGGAGGCGCTTCGCGGCGGTCCTGCTCCCGACCTGTCCGCTCTGGCCCGCAGCACCGGTGTCGTCGCGATCCTCGACGGCCTGCTCGGCACCCCCGTGGGCACCACCGCCCCCGTGGCCGCCCCGTGCTGAGGCCGAGTCACCCCGAACGAGCCCGGGGGGAACCAGGAGGAGAGCAGAGCCGCATGACCGCACCCCGCTCCGTACCCGCCCCGCCGCTCGGCTACTCCTCCGGCACACTGCCGCAGGCCGGTCCCGAGGAGCTCGCCCGGGCCGTGCTGCACGCCGGTGGCACAGGCGTCGACCTGCGCATCGGCAAGGGGCACGGCTGGGAACGGGACGGCGCGGGAGCCGGCATCGACCGGATACGGCGCACCGGCGCCGAGGTCTTCTTCGTCGGCGTCGGCTGGCGCCTGGGCGACCCCGCGCACTGGCCCGTCGCCACCGAACCGGTGCCGGAGCCGTACCCCGTCAAGGTGTTCTGCGCGGAACGCCCGGACCCCGCCGTGGTGACCGACCAGCTCGCCGCCGCCGCCGAGGCCGGCGTCGAACCCTGGGTCGAGACCCACGCCGGCGGCCCCGACACGGCCGGACTGATCGACCTCGCCGAACGCGCCGGCGTCGGCGTCCTGGTCGACCTGCTCGGGCTGGCCGAGATCGGCGGCGCCGACCGGGCCCAACTGCGCGCACTGGCCCCGTTCGTACGCGCCGCGCAGGTCAAGGGCGTCCACCGCACCGCGCAGGGCACCCGGCACCGCCCGCTCTCCCCGCACGACCTAGCCGACCTGTCGTACCTCCTGGAGCTCGGCCGGCTGAGAGCGGTGACCGTCGAATCACGCGCCGGCACACCCGACGCCGATCTGGCCGTGCTCGCCACGGCACTGGCCTCACCCGCCCCCTGAGGGGCGGCCGGCACCCCGACCGGCAGCACGGACCTGCGCGCCGTCCGGGCCGGGACACCCACGATGCCGTCTCCTCCGTCTCCATCCCGCCGCATCCGCCAAGCCAGGAGCAGCAATCCATGAAACTCGCCGTCATCGGTGACGAGCTCTCGCAGGACCCCGAACTGGTCGCCGACACCGCAGCCCAGCTCGGATTCGCCGGGGTCGAAGTGCGGTCGTACGACGAAACACCCCCGCACGAGCTGACGGACAACCAGATCTCCCGCATGCGCGGCCTCCTGGACGAGCGCGGACTGGCCGTCGCCGGCTTCGCACCGCCCGTCTTCAAGGGGCCGGTGTCCACCACCGACGAGCAGCTCGCCGAGGCCCGCGAGGTGCTCGTGGAGTCCTGCCGGCGTGCGGTGCGCCTCGGCACGCCCCACGCGCGAATCTTCAGCTTCTTCGCCGAAACCGATCACGCCCCCGAACCGCTGCGCGCGGCACGGGTCGTCGCCGCCCTGCTGGAGGGCGTGGTCCCCGGGGTGCCGCTGATCCTGGAGACCGAGTCGCGCAGCAACACCCCTCACATGCGGGACGTCCTCGATTTCCTCGACGCACTGGGCCGCGACGACGTCGGCGTGCTCTGGGACCCCGCCAACGCCGTACGCGGCGGCTGGGGACAGGTGCGCTACCCCTCCGACTACCTGATGGGCCGCCATCTCATCCAACACGTACACGTCAAGGACCCGGACGGTACCAACGGGTACGTCAGGCTGGGCGACGGGGACCTGGACTGGCCGACGATGCTCACCCGGCTGGCCGAGGACGGCTACACCGGCTACCTGAGCCTGGAGACCCACTGGCGTCACGGGCGGGTCCTGTCGCCCGCCAACCGCGACCGGCCCTGGGGCGAGGACTTCTCCCGGGACGGCTTCGCGGCCAGCGTCGAGTGCATGCAACGGCTACGCGACTGGTGCGACAGGCTTCCCGCGCTCGTGCGGGAGACCTCGTGACTGCCTCGCCCGCACCGGTCGTACTGCTCGGCGCGCAGCGCTCGGGCACCACCGCGCTCGCCGACGTGCTCGACCAGGCCTTCGCCGCCGCCGGCGGCGTCTTCACCGTCAACGGCAAGCTGCCCTACCTCCTGCACCGCTGGTGCACCCAGGCGGACGTGCAGGGTCGGCATCTGCGCACGGATGAGATCCTGCACGCCCTGCACCGCAGGCCGCCCTACGGCCGGCACAGCGAACAGTGGCTGGGGACCGTCGAGAAGGTCCTGCGCGCCGCCGCCGCCGAGGTGGCCGCGGGACGCGTCACCGACGCGTCCGCGCTGCGCGGACGGCTGGTGCGACAGGCGTACGCGGGGACCACCCGCTACGGCGACAAGTACAACGAGTACCTGCTGGAACTCGACCAGCTCGCCGACACCCTGCCAGAAGCCCACTGGGTGCTGCTCATCCGCCACCCGGCCGCCGTCGCCCGCTCCATGCTGCGCTGGACCGGCGACCGCCCCTGGCGGCCCGGCACCCGGCGGGACGCCCTGGAGAAGTGGGCCGCCTGGCACCGGCCGTGGCTCGCGCATCCCACCACGCGCGATCCCGCCCGGCGCACCGTCCTGGAGTACACCCGGGTGTGCGCCGGCGAGGACCTGCACCGGCTGTCCGAGGCGATCGGCCTGGACCTGCTCCCGCACGCCGGGCAGCTCGCCGAACGCACCGGCGCACTGGACGACGAACCGCTGCCCGCACACATCGACCGGCTGTGGCGGACGCTGCTGGACCTGCGCACCCCCCAACCCATGCCGCAGGGGAGGACTCGATGAGCAGAAGTCCGGCTCTGCGCCGTACCGCCCTGCGCCGCCTGGGCGTGCCCGAGGCACCCGCGGCAGGGCGCTGGGCCCTGGTCGCGGTCGTCGACGCCATCGGTACGGGCATGTTCCTGCCGATCTCCGTTCTCTACTTCACCGTCGTGGTCGGCCTGAGCGCCGGCGCCGTCGGCGCGGGCCTCGGCATCGCCGGTCTCGTCGGAAGCGTCGCCACCCCGCTGTCCGGCACACTCATCGACCGGTTCGGCGCCCGCAAGGTGGTGGTCTGCTGCTGGGCGGCCGGTGCCGTGGCCTACGTCGGCTATCTCGGTGTGCGCGACTGGGGCGGTCTCGTCGCCGTGGCGAGCGTCGCGCACGTGGCCGACCGTATGGTCAATCCGGCCCGCAAGGTGTTCCTCACCAGCATCGCCGACGCCGAGGATCGGGTGTCCCTGATGGCCTTCCAACGGGCCGTCCTCAACGTCGGCTTCGGGCTCGGCGGCCTGATCACCGCGGCAGTCCTGGCCATCGGTTCGGACACCGGCTACCACGCGGTGCTCGTCGCCAACGCCGTCTCCTACGCCGGGGCCATCGCCCTCGTGCTCACCGTCCCCGTCATCCGCCCGCTCCGGCCGGACCGGCCCCCGGAGGAGGGCCGCCCCCGGGCCGGCTACCGGCAGGTGCTGGCCGACCGGCGTTACGTGAGCCTCGCCGTGCTCAACATCCTCGTGCTGGTGTACTCGACCGCCTTCACCATCGGCATGCCGCTGTGGGTGTACGAGTACACCAGTGCTCCGGCGGGCCTCGTCGGCCTGCTGTTCACCTTCAACACCGTGCTGGTCGTGCTCCTCCAGATACGCGCGGCCAAGAGCTGCACCTCCCTCGCCCAGGCACCGCGCGTCTACCGCGTCGCCGCCGCGCTGTTCGTCCTGGCCGCGCTGGGCTACTGGGCGGCCCACCGCTCCGGCGGCGCCACCGCCGTGGCGATCGGCCTGCTGGTGCTGGCGGTCCTCGCCCACACCCTGACCGAACTCCTCGGCGCGGTCGGCGAATGGACGGTGTCCATGACGCTCGCGCCGGAGCGGCTGCGCGGCCGCTATCTCTCACTGTTCGGGCTGAGCCTGTCCGCCCAGGAGGCGATCGGCCCGGCCCTGGTCACCGCCCTGATCGCCGCCGACGCGGACCTGGCCTGGTTCGCCCTGGCCGCGCTGCTCGCGCTCGGCTGCCTGCTGTCGGCATGGCTGGTGCGCACGGCTGTCGGGCCGGACGCACCGGACGACCCCGCCGAAGCACCCACCGACGCCAAGAGCGCAGCTCCGTCCACGAGTTGAGTACACCGCCGATTCCGGGCAGGAACCGAGACCGTGATGAAAGGACCCAGTCAACGTGACGGAATCCATCGACCTCGGCCAGGGCGCCCTCGCCGCACTGCTCGCCGACGTGTGGGAAGCGGCCCTGGGCAAGCCGCCCTCGGGCCGGGACGCCGACTTCTTCGCCGCCGGGGGAGACTCGCTGCTGATGGTGCGCAGCGTGACCCAGCTGCGTACAGCAGGCGTCAGCGCCGGACCGGCCGACTTCCTGCACGGCCGCACCTTCGCGGGCATCCTCGCCCGCCTGCACACCGACAACGCCGAGGTGCGGCGGCCGTCCCCCCGGCCGGCCGCCGGCCGTATACCGCTGCTGCCCTGCCAGACGCGCTGGATCTCGCAGGCCTTCACCGACCCCGACCACTTCGGGTTCGTCTGGGTGTTCGAGATACCCGAGACGACCCCGGACGGCGACAAGGTCGACGCCGCCTGGATCGAGGCGGCCCTCCGCCGGCTCACCGACCGGCACGAGGCGCTGCGCACCCGCTACCTGCCGGACGGGCCCGACGGCCCGGTCGCGGAGGTCCTTCCCCAGGCGCCGGACGGCCTGCTCACCGTCGACACCGACGCCGCCGCGCTCGCCGAGGCGTTCGAACGGGCGGTGCGCGGCCACCGGCTCACGGAGGGCCGGGTGTTCAACGCCCTCTGGCTGCCGCGCCGGCACTACCTCCAGATCGCCGTGCACCACCTCACCCTCGACGGCTACTCCCTGACCATGCTGGCCGACGAACTGGAGGACGCGCTGACCGGCCGGGCCCCCGGTGCACCCGCCGCCCAACCCCGCGACCTCGCCACCGACCTCGCCGCATGGCTGGCCTCCCCCCGGGCCGAGGAGGACGCGGCGCGCTGGAGCGCCCTCGGCCTGTCCGACGTCCCCCCGGTGCCCACCGACTCCACGGGCGCAGGCCCGCTGTCCACCGCCACCGCCGCCACGGCCGGTCTCGACGAGGAGCACACCACTGCCCTGCACACCGCCGCCGGGCGGCTCGGCCACCCCGTCGGCCTCCTGGTGCTGGCCGCCGTCGCCCGATCCGTGGCCGAGCGGTTCGGCCTGCCGGCGGTCAGCGTGGACACCTACCACCACGGCCGGGACACCGTCCCCGGCGGACACGACACCACCAGCGCGCTCGGCTACCTCCAGTCGACCTACCCCGTGGTGATCCACACCGGTGCTCCCGGTTCCTGGCCGCAGGACGCCCTCGACGACCTGGCCGCCGTGCCCCGGGCCAAGTTCGGCTTCGACGCCCTGCGGTACTCCGGGCACCCGCTGCTGGCCACCGCCGGGCCGGGCAGCGGGATCCGGCTGAACTTCCGCAGCCGTATGAACCAGGTGAACGACCGGGTGGGCCGCTGGCTGCGCCCCGCCGACGTGGCGGGCGGCAGCCGCCGGTCGGCACGGCAGCGGGAGCCGTGGGTGCTGAACGTCGAGGGCGACGTCGTCGACGACCGGCTGCTGCTGACCATCCGCTTCAGCACCGACCACTACGCCGAGGAGACGGTACGACGGTTGCTGGACCGGGCGATCACACTCCTGCCCGAACTGGCCGCCGGCGGAAGTGCTCCCCGGTGACCGCCCGGCCCGCATCCGCCGGACTCGACGTCCTGCTGCCACTCGCCGCGGACGTCCTGGGGCTGTCCGCCGCCGAGCTGCGAGAGCGCTGCGAGCGGATGTCCTTCGCCGCGCTCGGCGGCTCCTCCCTGCAGGCCGTACGGCTGGCGGGCGAGGCCGCCAGGGCGGGCTCCGACCTGCCCCTGCATCGAATACTCGGCCGGGAACCCGTCGGCACCGTGCTGCGCGCCGCCACCCCGCTGCCGCCCCCCGCGCCCCTGCCCCCGGTGACCGAACCCGCGGCCGTGCGCCCGGTGCTGCCTGGACAGAACGGCATGCTGAGCGTCGAGACCATCGCCCACGGCCCCGCCTACCACCTGCTGTTCACCGCCGAGATCGACGGCGCCCCCGCCGCCGCGGTGGCTCCGGCGCTCACCGCCCTGACCGAGCGGCACGAGGGGCTGCGCACCGCCTTCGTCCCGGCCGACGCCGACACCGGCAGGATCGGCCGCCGGGTCCTCGCACACGCCCGGCCCACCGTCCGGCACCAGACCCTGCGGGCGGCCCACGGCACGGACCCGGTCACCGTCGTGCACACCCAACTGGCCGGCGCGAGCGAGACACTCCTGCGCCCCTACGAGCGCCCTCCGGTTCACTTCACGGTCACCACCGTCACCCGGCCCGACGCCTCCGAGCGCGTCCTCGTGTCCGTCCTGGCCCACCACGTGCTGCTGGACGCCTGGTCGTTCGGCGTGCTCTTCGACGAACTGGCCACCCTCCTCGCCGGCCAGGACCTGCCGGCCCCCGCGCCCAGCCCGGAGAGCGTACTCGCGGCACACCGGGCGCGGACCACCGCCGCGGACCGGCGTGGGACCCTCCGCAGCCGGGCCGACCGGCTGCGGAGCGCCCCCCACGTGCTCGAACTGCCGACCGACGCACGGCGCCCGGCCCGGTGGGAGGCGGCCGGCGGCCGGCTGACCGCGGCGCTCGGCCCGGCCGCGACCCGGGCCTGGCGCAACCTCGGCCGCACGACCGGCACCACCGGTACCGTCGTCCTGCTCGCCGCCTACGCGCTGGCCCTGGGCCGCCGCAGCGGTGCCACCGAACTGCTCGTCGGCGTGCCCGTCGCCGGCCGCCAGGACCCCGCCGTCCGCGACGTCCTCGCCCCCTGCTCCCAACTCGTGCCCGTCCACTGCGTCCTGGACGACACCGCCACCGTCACCGAGTACGTCGTGGCCGTCTCCCGCGCGCTCGGCGAGGCGGTGGCCGCCTCCGACATCCCGGTGGAGGACCTCGTACCGGCCGTCGGTGTCCGGCACGACCGGCGGCGCAACCCGCTCG is a genomic window containing:
- a CDS encoding amidohydrolase family protein; translated protein: MITSGSLDRSVADPIGLITDHVADVEKDLAAEAIQAVVTAVAGGRAKSRNLAKFLVTRPAVLTDGRSPAPRAVGDLLIALREAGVPGALLSELGRCFGTDHLVWGSDFPHTHDRGYAQLVDYARDVARVFPDDGAADYLGRTAARLWCPSDVIPAGR
- a CDS encoding Gfo/Idh/MocA family protein, translated to MGTRPGGPDAPHQGARPPVQPRRAQIAVVGFGNAGRQHAAAIGVLVALRPAAVVETDPEAARRAVEAGLTVRPLPEVLADPAVAALAVCLPPGHRPPVLAAAIAAGKHLVVEKLPARSPAELREILDAAAGAGLFSTVMFQHRFALPGQLRVKAPERFADGIGHLLISRPRSDSHYREGWRAEPEAAVGGVSVHLGAHYIDLACQLLGEPVEVTALSRTEAVAGIDTELLGHVTFRSGARLTVTVTCRAAARFEQLTVLGRRDWVEVRAGATVGELDGRPLASAARPAGELRQDVYRELTEALRGGPAPDLSALARSTGVVAILDGLLGTPVGTTAPVAAPC
- a CDS encoding sugar phosphate isomerase/epimerase — its product is MKLAVIGDELSQDPELVADTAAQLGFAGVEVRSYDETPPHELTDNQISRMRGLLDERGLAVAGFAPPVFKGPVSTTDEQLAEAREVLVESCRRAVRLGTPHARIFSFFAETDHAPEPLRAARVVAALLEGVVPGVPLILETESRSNTPHMRDVLDFLDALGRDDVGVLWDPANAVRGGWGQVRYPSDYLMGRHLIQHVHVKDPDGTNGYVRLGDGDLDWPTMLTRLAEDGYTGYLSLETHWRHGRVLSPANRDRPWGEDFSRDGFAASVECMQRLRDWCDRLPALVRETS
- a CDS encoding sulfotransferase, producing the protein MTASPAPVVLLGAQRSGTTALADVLDQAFAAAGGVFTVNGKLPYLLHRWCTQADVQGRHLRTDEILHALHRRPPYGRHSEQWLGTVEKVLRAAAAEVAAGRVTDASALRGRLVRQAYAGTTRYGDKYNEYLLELDQLADTLPEAHWVLLIRHPAAVARSMLRWTGDRPWRPGTRRDALEKWAAWHRPWLAHPTTRDPARRTVLEYTRVCAGEDLHRLSEAIGLDLLPHAGQLAERTGALDDEPLPAHIDRLWRTLLDLRTPQPMPQGRTR
- a CDS encoding MFS transporter; amino-acid sequence: MSRSPALRRTALRRLGVPEAPAAGRWALVAVVDAIGTGMFLPISVLYFTVVVGLSAGAVGAGLGIAGLVGSVATPLSGTLIDRFGARKVVVCCWAAGAVAYVGYLGVRDWGGLVAVASVAHVADRMVNPARKVFLTSIADAEDRVSLMAFQRAVLNVGFGLGGLITAAVLAIGSDTGYHAVLVANAVSYAGAIALVLTVPVIRPLRPDRPPEEGRPRAGYRQVLADRRYVSLAVLNILVLVYSTAFTIGMPLWVYEYTSAPAGLVGLLFTFNTVLVVLLQIRAAKSCTSLAQAPRVYRVAAALFVLAALGYWAAHRSGGATAVAIGLLVLAVLAHTLTELLGAVGEWTVSMTLAPERLRGRYLSLFGLSLSAQEAIGPALVTALIAADADLAWFALAALLALGCLLSAWLVRTAVGPDAPDDPAEAPTDAKSAAPSTS
- a CDS encoding condensation domain-containing protein, whose translation is MTESIDLGQGALAALLADVWEAALGKPPSGRDADFFAAGGDSLLMVRSVTQLRTAGVSAGPADFLHGRTFAGILARLHTDNAEVRRPSPRPAAGRIPLLPCQTRWISQAFTDPDHFGFVWVFEIPETTPDGDKVDAAWIEAALRRLTDRHEALRTRYLPDGPDGPVAEVLPQAPDGLLTVDTDAAALAEAFERAVRGHRLTEGRVFNALWLPRRHYLQIAVHHLTLDGYSLTMLADELEDALTGRAPGAPAAQPRDLATDLAAWLASPRAEEDAARWSALGLSDVPPVPTDSTGAGPLSTATAATAGLDEEHTTALHTAAGRLGHPVGLLVLAAVARSVAERFGLPAVSVDTYHHGRDTVPGGHDTTSALGYLQSTYPVVIHTGAPGSWPQDALDDLAAVPRAKFGFDALRYSGHPLLATAGPGSGIRLNFRSRMNQVNDRVGRWLRPADVAGGSRRSARQREPWVLNVEGDVVDDRLLLTIRFSTDHYAEETVRRLLDRAITLLPELAAGGSAPR
- a CDS encoding condensation domain-containing protein; the encoded protein is MTARPASAGLDVLLPLAADVLGLSAAELRERCERMSFAALGGSSLQAVRLAGEAARAGSDLPLHRILGREPVGTVLRAATPLPPPAPLPPVTEPAAVRPVLPGQNGMLSVETIAHGPAYHLLFTAEIDGAPAAAVAPALTALTERHEGLRTAFVPADADTGRIGRRVLAHARPTVRHQTLRAAHGTDPVTVVHTQLAGASETLLRPYERPPVHFTVTTVTRPDASERVLVSVLAHHVLLDAWSFGVLFDELATLLAGQDLPAPAPSPESVLAAHRARTTAADRRGTLRSRADRLRSAPHVLELPTDARRPARWEAAGGRLTAALGPAATRAWRNLGRTTGTTGTVVLLAAYALALGRRSGATELLVGVPVAGRQDPAVRDVLAPCSQLVPVHCVLDDTATVTEYVVAVSRALGEAVAASDIPVEDLVPAVGVRHDRRRNPLVQFVLAAHDELIPHRVRRGDITLYPHEGHCHGAPFDATLYVQRTGDEPRLAL